DNA from Candidatus Rokuibacteriota bacterium:
TGCTGGAGGACACGGCGGGGGCGCCCGTCCTGGGCTACCGGGCCCCCACCTTCTCGGTGATGCGGGAGACCCTGTGGAGTCTCGAGGTCCTCGGGGAGGCGGGCTTCCTGTACGACTCGAGCATCTTCCCCATCCTGCACGACCGCTACGGGATCCCCGACGCCCCGCGGTTCCCGCACCGGCTGCCGGTCAACGGTACCGGCGGGATCACCGAGTTCCCGCTCTCGACGGTCACCCTTCTCGGACGCCGCCTCCCGGTGGCCGGTGGCGGCTACTTCCGCCTCCTGCCCTACGCGATGACGCGCCGGGCGATCTCGCGGTTGAACCTCAGGGAGCGCCAGCCCGCCATCGTCTACCTGCATCCCTGGGACGTGGATCCGGACCAGCCGAGACAGCCGGTCAACGCCTTCTCCTGGTGGCGGCACACGGTGAACGCGGACAAGGTGGCCGGGCGGCTGCAGCGGCTCCTGCTGGACTTCCGCTTCGCCCCGGCCTGCGAGGTCCTCGCGGACTCGGATCTCCTGCCCGTCGGAGACCCGCGATGAAGATCGCCGCTGTGGTCGGCGCCCGGCCGAACTTCGTCAAGATCGCCCCCATCCTGGCCGCCCTCAGGGATCGATCCGAGGCACGGACGACCCTGATCCACACCGGGCAACACTATGACGTCCGGATGTCGGAGGCCTTCTTCGCCAACCTCGAGATCCCGACGCCGGGCGTGAACCTGGACGTCCGGTCCGGGACGGCGGCGGCCCAGATCGCCGGCGTGATGCAGCGCCTGGAGCCGGTCCTCGCGGCCTCCCGCCCGGATATCGTCGTCGTGGTGGGCGACGTCAACTCGACGATCGCCGCGGCGCTGACCGCGGTCAAGGTCGGCGTGCCCGTGGCACACGTGGAGGCCGGGCTCCGGAGCTTCGACCGCACCATGCCCGAGGAGATCAACCGCGTGCTCACGGACGCGATCTCCGATCTCCTCTTCACCACCGAACCCGCCGCGCAGGAGAACCTCGCCCGCGAGGGAATCCCGGCCCACCGGGTCCACTTCGTCGGCAACGTCATGATCGATACCCTCTTCCGCTACCGGGAGCGAGCGGAGCAGTCGCCGATCCTCGGGACCCTCGGGGTGGAGGCCGGCGCCTACGCCGCGCTCACGCTGCACCGGCCCAGCAACGTTGACAGCGCCGAGGCGCTGGGTCGCATGGTCTCCGCGGTGGCGCGGATCCAGGCCGAGATCCCGGTGGTGTTCCCGGTGCATCCCCGCACCCGGCAGCGCCTGGCCGGCATGGGCGGCAGCCTGCCGGCGGTGCCGGGGCTACGGCTCATCGACCCGCTGCCGTACCTCGACTTCGTCTGTCTCATGGCGCACGCCCGCTGCGTCCTGACCGACTCCGGCGGCATTCAGGAGGAGACCACGGCGCTGGGCATCCCCTGCCTCACGCTCCGGACCAGCACCGAGCGGCCCATCACGGTGGCGCGCGGGACCAACCGGGTCGTGGGCGTGGAGCCCGAGGCCATCTTCTCGGCCTGGCGACAGATCGCCGAGGGGCGCTGGCCGGCGGGCGAGCTCCCCGAGCTGTGGGACGGCAAGGCGGCCGAGCGCATCGTGCGGATCCTGCTCGGGTCGGCAAGGTAGAGGAGCCATGGACGTTCGCGTGCTGAGCGACGAGACTGTCGAGTGGGACGCCTTCGTCCGCGGAACGCCGGACGGCAGCCCCTTCCACCTGATCGCCTGGAAGCACGCCGTCCAGACGGCCTTCGGCCACCGCCCCCACTACCTCTTCGCCGGAGGCGCCACGGGCATCGAGGGCGTGCTGCCGCTCTTCGAGGTGCGCGGGCCGCTCGGAGGCCGGGCCCTCGTCTCGGTCCCTTACGGTGTCTACGGAGGCATCTGCGCCCGGTCCGGGGAGGTCCGCCAGGCGCTGCTCGACTCGGCGAGCGGGCTGGCCCGGCGGCTCGGCGCTCGCTACGTGGAGCTGCGCCACCGGGCGCCCCAGCGAATGAACCTTCCCACCAAGGCACTCTACGTGAGCTTCTCGCGGCCCATCTCGCCTTCCGAGGACGAGAACCTCGCGGCCATCCCTCGCAAGCAGCGGCGGATGACGCGCCAGGGCGCCAAGTTCGGACTGCGCGTCGAATTCGGGCCGGAGCACCTCGACGGCTTCTATGACATCTACGCCTCGAGCGTCCACATGCTCGGCTCGCCGGTCTTCCCGCGGGGCCTCTTCCATGCCATCGCACAGGAGTTCGGCAAGGACTGCGAGCTCCTGACGGTCTGGAAGGACGCCCGGATGGTCGCCGGGGTCCTGACGCTCCTCTACGAGGACCAGGTCCTGCCCTATTACGGCGGTGCCCTGCGGGAGGCCTTCCAGTACGCCGTGAACGACTTCATGTACTGGGAGCTCATGTGTCACGCTGCCCGGGCCGGCTTCCGCCTCTTCGATTTCGGCCGGAGCCGCGAGGGCACCGGGCCCTACCACTTCAAGCGCCACTGGGGCTTCGAGCCGGAGCCCCTGCCCTACCAGTACGTGCTGCGGGACGGCGCGGCGCTGCCAAACCTGAGCCCCTCCAACCCGAAGATGCGCCTGGCGGTCGAGACGTGGAAGCGGCTGCCCCTGGGTCTGACCAAGCGCATCGGCCCGACGCTCACGAAGTACTTGCCCTAGGACCCCCACATGAACATTCTCATGCTCGGCCGCTGGCTGCCCGTTCCCCGCCGTGTCGAGGAGGTGGGACGGGAGTACCGGTTCGCGCGCTGCCTCGCACGGTCCCACCGGCTCACGCTCGCCTTCGTCACCGACGAGCCCAATCCGGTCGGCTGCGTCTCGGCGCTCCGCGAGGAGTTCGGCGACATCGAGTTCGCCGTGGTGCCGCGCGGCTGGAAGACGGTGTCCAGCGCCGTGCGCCTCGCGACCGGCGAGTCCTGCACCATGGCCTATCACCGCTCGGAGGCCCTCAGCACCCGGCTCGGCGACCGGGTGCGCACCTCCCGCTACGACCTCGTCCTCGTCTCGGCATCGAGCATGATCCGCTACGCCCTGGAGCTGGGGACGGACATCCCGGTCCTCATGGACTTCGGGGACATCGACTCGGAGTGGTGGCTGCGCCAGGCCCAGGTCCGCGCGTTCCCCGGCGCGAGCTTCTACCGGACGGAGGGCATGCGGCTCCGGCTGGCGGAGGCCGCCGTCGCCCGGCGGGCCGCCCGCTGTCTCGTCGGCAGCCCCCAGGGCGCGCGTGTGCTGGCGACCTTCGCCCCCTGGGCTCCCACGACGGCCATCCCCAACGGCGTGGACTCCGACTACTTCACCCCGGGGCTCCGGCTCCCGTCGGCGCCGACGGCCCTCTGCGTGAGCGCCATCGAGACCGACGGCGACGCGGAGGCCGCCGCCGAGTTCTGCCGATCGGTGCTCCCGCGCGTCCTGGCCCGCATCCCGGACGCGCGCTTCGTCGTGCCCGCCCGGCAGGCGCCACCGTCCATCCGCGCGCTCGAGCAGATCCCCGGCGTGGTGGTCGCAGCGCCCGTGAGCGACGTGCGCCCATTCCTCCACCGCGCGGCCATCGCCATCGCCCCCCTGGCAGCCCCCCGCGGACTGCAGACGGGGGTTCTCGAGGCCATGGCCAGCGGCGTGCCCGTCGTGACGACCTCCCAGGGGATCGAGGGGATCGCTGCCACGCGGGGCCGTCACCTCCACGTGGAGGACGGCACTCCCGGCTTCAGCCAGCGGGTGACGGAGCTCCTCGAGGATCCGGGGCTCCGCGCCGAGATCGGCGCCCAGGGACGGGACTTCGTCCAGACGCACCATTCCTGGGACGCCGCGAGCGCGCAGCTGCTGGAGCTGGTCGAGACGGTCGTGCCCAAGGGACGGCCGGCCCGGCATGCGCCACGCGAGTCGAGGGTGCGCGTCGGGACATGAAGGTGCGGCGGGTGGAGTCCCCGGAGGAGTTCGAGGCCCTGGCGCCCGTGTGGCGGGAGGTCGCCACCGCAGGCGGATGCGCCTCGCCCTTTCTCAGCCATGACTGGTTCGCCTGCTGCTGGCGCGCCGCCGTCCCGGCCCGCCGTCCGCTCCTGCTCCTCGTGGAGGACACCGCCGGTCCCGTCGCCCTGGTCCCGCTGGCGCGCTGGGGCGCGCGGCTGCGAGGCCTGCCCGTCAAGGTGCTCGGCACGCTGGACGCCCCCGACACGCCGTTCGTCGACTGGCCCATGGCCGGCGGCCCGGAACAGGTCACCGACGCCGTGATGGCGCACCTCGTCGCGCGCGGGGACTGGGACCTGCTGATCCTCGACAAGATGCCCGTGGATTCCCCGATCGTGAAGGTCCTCGAGTCCAGGACTCCCGGCGGCGTCCCCTGCCAGCGCGCGGCCACCCTCCGCTCGCCGTACCTCGACGTGAGCGGGACCTGGGAGGCCTTCTGGTCGCAGACGAGCCAGCGCTTCAAGAAGACCTTCCGCAGCGTGCGGAATCGTCTCGAGAAGGCGGGGTGCGTCGGCGTCGAGGAGCACCGGAATCTCGCCGTGGACGGCGGCCCCTTCGCCGAGGCGCTGGACGTGTCCCTGCGCAGCTGGAAGGGGCCGCGCCGCCTGGCCATGGGCAACATGCCGGGGATGCCGGAGTTCTTCCGCGGGCTCACGGAGCGCGCCAGCGCGCGGGGATGGCTCCGGCTCTGGGTGCTGAGGCTCGACGGGCGCGCGGTGGCCACCGAGTACCAGCTGGAGGCAGACGGCCACGTCCACGCGCTCCGGGCCGACTTCGACGCGAGCCTCCCGGAGGATCTCTCGCCGGGCGCCCATCTCAGCGGCCACATCGTCCGGGCCCTCTTCGACCGTGAGGGGGTGCACGAGTACGACATGGGACCCGGCGACAACGAGTACAAGTCACGCTGGGCCATGGGCGCCCACGAGACGGTCCGGCTCCGGCTCTTCCATCCCGGCATCTACGGCAAGTCCCTCTTCGCCATGGAGACCCGGGCCGTGCCCGCGCTCCGGCGCCTCCGTCGAGGGCTCTCCGCATCATGACGCTCATCGCCGGCATCGCCTTCAGGGATCCGCGGCGGCCCGTGCAGGCGCACGACCTCTCGCCGCTCCTCGCCCGCGCGCCGCAGGCCGGCAAGACGTGGCGGATCGCGCTGCCGGGAGCCGGCCTGGCTGCGGCCGGCGACGGCCTCTGGGTGGAGCAATGCGAGCGGGGCTGGGCCGTGGGCGATCTCGACCTGACGAACCCCGAGGAGCTGTCCGGGCCCGAGGCCGGCACCTCACCGGAGCGGCGCCTTCTCGACTCGCTGCTCGCACGGGAGGGGCGGGGCCTCGACCAGGTGCGAGGGGCCTTCGCCGTGGCGCTATGGGACGCCCCCGCCCGGCGGCTCCTCCTCGCCGTCGATCCCTTCGGGCTGCGTCGCCTCTACTACGCCGCGACGGGAGATACCCTCGGCTTCAGCTCGCGTCCCCTCCCGGCGCTCGCCATCCCCGGGGTCAGTCGGGATCTCGATCCCGATGCCGCCTACGCGTACCTGAACTTCGGCACGGTGCCCGCGCCTCAGACCATGCACCGGGCCGTCCGCCGGCTGCCCGCCGGGCACCTCCTCGTCTGGGAGAACGGGCGCCTGACCCTCGAGCGGTACTGGGACCTCCGCTACGACGAGCGCCCGCTCCCGACAGCGGCCGCCGCGGCAGCGCTCTGGCGGCACACGGAGGAGGCAGTGCGTGAGGCGATCCGGGGCCTGGACCCGAAGCAGGCGGGGGCGTTCCTGAGCGGCGGGACGGACAGCAGCACCGTGGTGGGCTTCATGAGCCGCATGGCCGGCGAGCGCGTGAACGCCTTCTCCATCGGCTTTTCCGAGGAGCGGTACAACGAGCTCGCCTACGCCGAGCTGGCGGCCCGGCGCTTCGAGGCAGCCCACTACACGAAGCTCGTCGGCGCGGACGACGCGCTGGCCTGCGTTCCCGACCTCATCGAAGCCTACGACGAGCCGTTCGGCAACGACTCGGCGATTCCGACCTACCTCTGCGCGCGGCTGGCGCGGGATGCGGGCGTCCAGACGCTGCTCGCGGGCGACGGCGGTGACGAGATCTTCGGTGGCAACGAGCGGTACCGGCGCGAGCGCATCCTCGCGCGCTACCAGCGGCTTCCGGCGGCCCTCCGCACACGGGTCATCGAGCCGGTTCTCCGTGCCCTGCCCCCGGGGGGGCTTGGCCCCCTGGGCAAGGCCCAGCGCTACGTCCAGCGCGCGACGACGCCGAATCCGGCGCGCTTCTACGATAGTGAGTTCTTCATCGCCCGGGAGCGGAGCCGCCTCCTGCACCCGGACTTCCAGGCGGCCGTCACGCCCGACTGGCCGCGCCTGGTCGCCCAGCGGCACTTCGACGCGGCCGGGGCTGCGAGCGAGCTCAACCGGCTCCTCTACGTCGACCTCAAGATCACCCTCGCCGACAACGATCTCTTCAAGGTGACGCGGACCGCCCAGGCCGCAGGGCTGGCGGTGCGCTTCCCGCTGCTCGACCGGCGGCTGGTGGAGTTCACGGCCACCCTGCCGGCCTGGCACAAGGTTCGCGGCACCGAGAAGCGCCATCTGTTCAAGCGCGCCTTCGCCCCGCTCCTGCCCCAAGAGATTCTCGCCAAGAAGAAGCACGGCTTCGGGCTGCCGGTGTCGGACTGGCTCCGCAGCCACCGGGGATTCCGGGAGTTCGCGCGCGACACTCTGCTCTCCCGACGGGCGCTCGAGCGGGGCTACTTCGCCCCGGGCGCCGTCGAGTCCCTGTTCCGTCTCCACGCGGAGGACTCGACCGCCTTCTACGGCAGCGTGCTCTGGACCCTCGTGATGCTCGAGGCCTGGCACCAGCGGCACGGGGACCGGGCGTGACAGCCAAGGTGGCGGTCCTCCGCGCCCTGTCGAGCGCCCTGTATCACGGCGGCATCGTGGGACCCCTCACGGCGCTGGCGGGCCGCGCGCGACGCGGGCCGACCTTCCAGGTGCTCACCTTCCATCGAGTGGGCGATGCCGGGGATCCGTTCCTTCCGGCGATGCCGACGCGGGTCTTCGGGGCGCAGATGGCCCACATCGCCCGGCATTACCGCGTTCTCACCGTCGAGGACCTGGTGGAGCGCATGCGCTCGGGCCGCGTGCCCCGCAACGCGCTGGCCATCACCTTCGACGACGGATACCGCGACAATCTGACCGAGGCGGCGCCCATCCTGGCCCGCCACGGCCTCCCGGCCACCATCTTCCTGACGACGGGCTGCATCGGCACCGGCCAGATCCCGTGGTTCGACCAGCTGGCCATCGCACTGAAGACCACCCCGCGAGACGCCCTGCGCCTGGCGGCCGATCGCATCCTGCCCCTCGGCACCCGGGAGGAGCGCCTCCGCGCACTCGAGGCAACCCTGGGATACCTCAAGCGCGTCACGGACGAGGAGCGCCGGGACGGCCTGGACCGGATCCTGGACCAGCTCGGGGGGAGCGCGCCAGGGGAGACGAAGAGCCTCATGCTCAGCTGGGACGAGGTGCAGACCCTCCAGGGCCTGGGCTTCGCCGTGGGCGCTCACACCGTGAGCCACCCGATCCTCTCGCGGACCTCCGCCGACCGGGCCCGGGAGGAGATCTGCGGCTGCAAGCGCGACATCGAGCGGCACCTTGGAGGGGCGATTCGCGGCTTCGCGTACCCGAACGGGGGCGCAAGGGATTACACCGAGACCGTCAAGCACCTCGTGCGCGAGGCCGGATTCGCCTGGGCGGTGACCACCCAGCACGGGCTCAACACGCCCCGGACGCCACCCCTGGAACTGCGGCGCGGCGGGCCGCGCGAGGACCATCTCCCGACCTACGCCCTGAGGCTGGCGTACTACCGCTTGGCTGAACCCTGACCGTGGAGGATCCTCCCCATGTGCGGAATCGTCGGCTACATCGGTGAACGCGCGGCGGCGCCCATTCTCCTCGAGGGGCTCCGGCGCCTGGAGTACCGCGGCTACGACTCGAGCGGCCTGGCCGTCTTCGACGGCGCGCGCATCGAGGTCCGGCGCAGCGTGGGACGGATCGGCGCGCTCGCGGAGCGCCTCGCCACCGACGGGCTCCGGGGCAGCGTCGGGCTCGGCCATACGCGCTGGGCCACCCACGGGCGTCCCTCGGAGGGCAATGCCCATCCGCACGCCGACTGCACCGGCCGGCTCGTGGTCGTCCACAACGGGATCATCGAGAACCACGTGGCGCTCAAGGAGCAGCTCGAGGCCATCGGTCACGGCTTCCGATCCGAGACCGACACCGAGGTCATCGCCCATCTGGTGGAGCACTACCTCCCCGACGCCGCCGACCTCGAGACGGCCGTGCGCGCGGCCCTGGGCGAGATCCGTGGGGCCTATGCCTTCTGCGTCCTCAGCGAGACGGAGCCGGGCCGGATCATCGCGGCCAAGCGGGGCGCGGGGAGCGTCGTAATCGGCTTCGGCGCTGGCGAGGCCTTCGTGGCCTCCGACATCCCGGCCGTGCTCCCCCACACCCGCACCGTCACCGTCCTCCAGGACGACGAGGTCGCGGTGATCGAGCGCGACGGCGTGAGGCTGTCCAGCCGCGACTGCCGGCTCGTCGAGCGCCCCCCCTCGCTCATCACCTGGGATGCTGCCATGGCCGAGAAGGGCGGCTACCCCCACTTCATGCTCAAGGAGATCCACGAGCAGCCGCTGGCCGTCGCCAATACTGCGCGCGGCCTGGTGGACGCCGAGGCCGGCACCGTCAGCCTCCGCGAGGCGAACCTGTCCGACGCCCTCCTCGCCCGGCTGAGCCGCGTGGTGCTCGTCGCCTGCGGCACCTCGTACCACGCCGCGCTGGTGGGCCGTTTCATGATCGAGCGGCTGGCGGGGATCGCCGCCGACGTGGACATCGGCTCCGAGTTCCGCTACCGCGACGCCATCCTGGGCCCGGACTCGCTGGTGGTGGCCATCTCGCAGTCGGGGGAGACGGCCGACACCCTGGGCGCCGCGAAGGCGGCCCGGCTGCGGGGGGCGCCGGTGCTGGCCATCACCAACGTCGTGGGGTCGGCGCTCGCGAGAGAAACCGACGGCGTCCTCTACACGCATGCCGGCCCCGAGATCGGGGTGGCCTCCAGCAAGACCTTCACGGCCACCCTCACGGCCTGCTACCTCCTCGGGCTCCACCTGGGTCTCAGACGCGGCTTCCTCACCCAGCGGGACGCGCAGAAACGCCTCACGGACCTCGCGGAGGTGCCGGCGCTGATCCAGCGGGCCCTCGGCGCCGAGCCCGCGGTCCGGGCCATCGCCCGCGAGGTGGGGACGCATCAGAACTTCCTCTACCTCGGGCGGGGCGTGCACTTCCCCATCGCCCTGGAAGGGGCCCTCAAGCTGAAGGAGATCACCTATGCCCATGCCGAGGGCTACGCGGCCGGCGAGATGAAGCACGGCCCCATCGCCCTCATCGACGAGCAGATGCCCGTGGTGGCGCTCGTCCCGCGGGATGCCTCCTACGACCGCATGGTGGCGAATCTCGAGGAGGTGCGCGCGCGCGGTGGCCGCATCCTCGCCGTCTGTCACGACGGCGACACCGAGATCACCCGGCGCGCGGACTGGGTGATCCCCATCCCGCCGGCCGCCGAGCTCCTGGCGCCACTGGTGAGCGTCGTCCCCCTCCAGCTGCTCGCCTATCACATGGCCGTCCTCCGCGGCTGCGACGTGGACCAGCCCCGCAACCTCGCCAAGAGCGTGACCGTCGAATGAGTTTCAGGACCGTCTTCGTCGCGCCGCGCGTCCCGTACCCGCTAGACTCGGGACTGACCCAGCGGATGTTCCACGTCCTGAACGCGCTGACCAGTCTGGGCCCCGTGGATCTCGTGTGCTATCGTGATAATCAGCTTCCGTGCGACGATGGCGATCTCGGACCGCTACGCGACCTTTGCGACACGCTCCAAGCCCTGCCCTATCCGTCAGCGCCCGGGCACGCCAGCTCCCGGAGCCGGCGGGACGTGCTCCGGCAGTTCGTGATCTCGCGGACACCGCATCTCGTCAGCGACTTCGCGGGCGTGCCGCTCGTCGAGCGCGCCGCAGCGCTGGCCCAGCGGGCCGACCTCGTCTGGGCCGAGCGCATCTTCGTGGCCGAGTGGCTGACCACGGATCGCGGCAAGACCATCGTCGATCTCGACGACCTCGAGTCCGTAAAGCAGAATCGGCGGCTAACACTCGAGCCCGCGGGCCCGTGGGGCCTCGCCCTCCGCCTGGACAACCTGAAGCTCCGCCGGCTGGAGCGGCGGGCGCCATCGCGCTATGCCCGCGTCGTCGTGTGCTCGAACCCGGACCGACGGTTCTTCCCCGCCCGCCACCGCGGCGCGGTGCTCGTCGTGCCCAACGGTGTCCCGGCCCGGTTGCTCCACGCTCCGACGCGGCCACGCGATCCCGCGAGTCTCGTCCTTGTCGGCACCATGCGGTACGAGCCCAACGTCGATGCGGCGATGTGGCTCGTCCGCGAGATCCTCCCTCGGGTCGCCGAGGCGGTGCCCGACGTGCGGCTGTACTTGGTCGGTGACGATCTGCGGGGGACCCTCGGCCGCATGCACGACGGACACCGCATCATCGTTACCGGCCGCGTCGACGACGTCGCCCCCTATGTGTCGCGCGCCACGGTGAGCCTGGCGCCGCTCCGCGTCGGCGGCGGAACGCGGATCAAGATCCTCGAGGCCTTCGCGCTGGGCACCCCCGTGGTGTCGACTTCCATCGGCGCTGAGGGGTTGGACGTCGTTCCGGGGCGCCATCTCAGGATCGCGGACACGCCGGAGTCCTTCGCGGCTGCGGTCGTGGACCTCCTGCGCGACCCCGTGGCCCGCGAGTCGCTGGCCGAGGCGGGGCGCCGCCTCGTCGCGGAGTGGTATACCTGGGAAGCGATCGGGACCCGGCTCGGCGCAGACCTTCGGGAGCTGCTCGCCCACCGCAGCGAGCCGGCTGCGGCCGGGCGATCCCGTCTGAGCGCGTGGTGACCACGATGGACGTCACCGTGATCGTCTGCACCTACAACCGGGCCGCGTCCCTGCGTGACACGCTCGAGGCGCTGAGGGAACAGCAGGTCCCTCCGACGCTCGCCTGGGAAGTGGTGGTCGTGGACAACAACTCGCACGACGAGACCGGGGCGGTCGTACGGGAGTTCGCCGCCCGTGGTCCGATGCCCGTCAAGTACGTGTTCGAGTCCAGGCAGGGAGTGAGCGCGGCCCGGAACGCCGGCATCGACCACGCCACGGGGGACATCATCGCATTCACCGACGACGATGTGCTCCCGGGCCCGGACTGGGTTGCCGCGATCCTTCCTCTGCTTCGCGAGCACTCCGCAGACATCCTCGGCGGCCGCGTCCTCCCCCGCTGGCCCCGTCCGGCGCCTCCGTGGCTCAGCGGGTCCCGGACCCTCCTGCACGCCCTCGCCCTGATGGACCACGGGACCGTCGAGCGGATCACCCCCGCGACCCGTCACCCTCGCGTGTGGACCTGCAACGTGGCCATCAGGCGCGAGGCCATTGCCCGAGTCGGCTCCTTCGACCCCGGTCTGGGACGGAGGGGGGCGAAGCTCCACGGGGGAGAAGACACCGATTTCCTGTCCCGCGCTCTGGCCCATGGCGTCGCGGTTGTCTACGACCCGCGCCTCCTCGTGTGGCACAAGATCCCCGCGGCGCGGATGCGCCGGTCCTACTTCCGGCGGTGGCACTTCGAGGGCGCCGAGGGAATGGCGCTGCAGGCCGGGC
Protein-coding regions in this window:
- a CDS encoding glycosyltransferase, with the protein product MSFRTVFVAPRVPYPLDSGLTQRMFHVLNALTSLGPVDLVCYRDNQLPCDDGDLGPLRDLCDTLQALPYPSAPGHASSRSRRDVLRQFVISRTPHLVSDFAGVPLVERAAALAQRADLVWAERIFVAEWLTTDRGKTIVDLDDLESVKQNRRLTLEPAGPWGLALRLDNLKLRRLERRAPSRYARVVVCSNPDRRFFPARHRGAVLVVPNGVPARLLHAPTRPRDPASLVLVGTMRYEPNVDAAMWLVREILPRVAEAVPDVRLYLVGDDLRGTLGRMHDGHRIIVTGRVDDVAPYVSRATVSLAPLRVGGGTRIKILEAFALGTPVVSTSIGAEGLDVVPGRHLRIADTPESFAAAVVDLLRDPVARESLAEAGRRLVAEWYTWEAIGTRLGADLRELLAHRSEPAAAGRSRLSAW
- a CDS encoding glycosyltransferase family 2 protein, with the translated sequence MTTMDVTVIVCTYNRAASLRDTLEALREQQVPPTLAWEVVVVDNNSHDETGAVVREFAARGPMPVKYVFESRQGVSAARNAGIDHATGDIIAFTDDDVLPGPDWVAAILPLLREHSADILGGRVLPRWPRPAPPWLSGSRTLLHALALMDHGTVERITPATRHPRVWTCNVAIRREAIARVGSFDPGLGRRGAKLHGGEDTDFLSRALAHGVAVVYDPRLLVWHKIPAARMRRSYFRRWHFEGAEGMALQAGPPEGRRLLGVSLFSYRWLLVRLAAWLVAACRRRPDALELQLDFLAAAGRWWGEWRASRAGGEQPAGGRARHGAE